The following are encoded in a window of uncultured Sphaerochaeta sp. genomic DNA:
- the rplU gene encoding 50S ribosomal protein L21: MYALVEILGKQYKAVEGETVQVDYISQNEAGSSLEYATVLAVVDENNATFGTPYVADAVVKATLLEHIKGDKIRVFKKKRRKGYTRTQGHRQRYSLITIDKIIA; the protein is encoded by the coding sequence ATGTACGCACTTGTAGAGATTCTCGGAAAGCAGTACAAGGCCGTCGAAGGTGAGACAGTCCAGGTTGATTATATCAGCCAGAATGAGGCCGGTTCCTCCCTTGAGTATGCCACCGTTCTTGCCGTAGTGGATGAGAACAATGCAACGTTTGGCACCCCCTATGTAGCAGATGCCGTTGTGAAAGCAACGCTATTGGAGCACATCAAGGGTGACAAGATCAGAGTGTTCAAGAAAAAGCGCCGAAAGGGCTATACGAGAACCCAGGGTCACCGCCAGCGGTACTCCCTGATCACGATCGACAAGATCATTGCATAA
- the rpmA gene encoding 50S ribosomal protein L27, with protein sequence MAHKKGGGSSRNGRDSNAQRLGVKRFGGQLVKAGEILVRQHGTKFHPGENVGLGSDYTLFAKSEGTVLFHSRKNRKYISIVTE encoded by the coding sequence ATGGCACATAAGAAAGGTGGCGGTAGTTCCCGCAATGGTCGCGACTCCAATGCCCAGAGACTGGGTGTGAAGCGCTTTGGTGGACAGTTGGTCAAGGCAGGAGAAATCCTTGTTCGTCAGCATGGGACCAAGTTCCATCCTGGTGAGAATGTAGGCCTCGGTTCCGATTATACGTTGTTTGCAAAATCTGAAGGTACCGTGCTGTTTCACAGCCGGAAGAACCGGAAGTACATCAGCATCGTAACTGAGTAA
- the obgE gene encoding GTPase ObgE, with product MFGFSDETYLDVASGNGGNGCVSFRREKYVPKGGPDGGDGGRGGDVVFVVKHNLRTLAHLKLVRTYRAENGRNGQGDRCYGRDGADIEIPVPPGTVIKDAQTGEILKDLTDEERWVFLKGGRGGQGNWHFRTATRQAPRFAQPGEKGEEMRVGVELLVIADIGFVGFPNAGKSSLLNILTNARTKVAGYPFTTKIPQLGMMRYDEHDIVLADIPGLIEGASEGSGMGIKFLRHISRTKGLAFLIDLSDERYLDAYDILCKELEAFEPELLNKHQVIIGTKTDEPGTGERLEELKKKYADKEVIGLCVYLDQGVDAVKHAFIRMVEKQESAKDISTADEGGFTSTVDHDAYYPEDPEEL from the coding sequence ATGTTTGGATTTTCAGACGAAACCTATCTTGATGTTGCCTCCGGAAACGGGGGCAACGGTTGTGTATCCTTTCGAAGGGAAAAATATGTTCCCAAGGGAGGCCCGGATGGCGGCGACGGCGGCCGTGGCGGGGATGTGGTATTCGTCGTCAAACATAATCTGAGAACCCTGGCCCATCTGAAATTGGTCCGTACCTATCGTGCGGAGAATGGAAGGAATGGCCAAGGAGACCGTTGCTATGGACGCGATGGTGCAGATATTGAGATACCGGTCCCTCCTGGGACTGTAATCAAGGATGCCCAGACTGGTGAGATCCTCAAGGACCTGACCGACGAAGAGCGGTGGGTATTTCTCAAGGGTGGCAGGGGAGGCCAAGGCAATTGGCACTTCCGTACTGCAACCAGGCAAGCTCCTCGTTTTGCCCAGCCGGGTGAGAAGGGAGAGGAGATGCGCGTTGGTGTCGAGCTGCTTGTCATTGCCGATATCGGCTTTGTCGGCTTTCCTAATGCAGGAAAGTCAAGCTTGTTGAATATACTGACCAATGCCCGCACAAAGGTGGCAGGTTACCCGTTCACCACAAAGATTCCCCAGTTGGGTATGATGCGATACGATGAACATGATATCGTATTGGCAGACATCCCTGGTTTGATTGAAGGAGCCAGTGAAGGTTCTGGAATGGGAATCAAATTCCTTAGACATATCAGCAGGACCAAGGGCCTTGCCTTTCTCATTGACTTGAGTGATGAGCGATATCTTGATGCCTATGATATACTATGCAAGGAACTGGAGGCGTTCGAACCTGAACTGCTGAACAAGCATCAGGTGATCATCGGAACAAAGACCGATGAACCTGGAACCGGTGAACGACTGGAAGAGCTGAAGAAGAAGTATGCAGACAAAGAGGTCATCGGCCTCTGTGTGTATCTGGATCAAGGAGTTGATGCGGTTAAGCATGCATTCATCCGGATGGTGGAGAAGCAGGAATCGGCAAAGGATATATCCACTGCTGATGAAGGCGGGTTTACATCCACCGTTGATCATGATGCCTACTATCCAGAGGATCCTGAAGAGCTATAG
- the nadD gene encoding nicotinate (nicotinamide) nucleotide adenylyltransferase, whose translation MAEAVPTALVGGSFDPVHLGHLHLVHTVASSTAYRRFIFVPVARNNFKRNANPASAEHRMEMLRLGFSAYPGLYPEDPEMEFIADDCEINRGGISYTYDTVKHLYLQYNIKGRLAVVMGDDLLGDLQKWHAYEQLKELVTFVVIRREGENAPFSDLAADLVYLENPRVEDSSTQIREAAGMLGEKDSLPEHISQLMPEEVAHYVESFRLYRT comes from the coding sequence TTGGCAGAAGCAGTACCCACGGCCCTCGTGGGAGGCAGTTTTGATCCGGTTCATCTTGGTCACCTGCACTTGGTACATACAGTGGCTTCCTCCACTGCATATAGACGATTTATCTTTGTCCCGGTTGCTCGGAACAACTTCAAGAGAAATGCAAATCCGGCGTCTGCAGAACACAGGATGGAGATGCTCCGTTTGGGTTTTTCTGCATATCCTGGTCTCTATCCTGAAGACCCTGAGATGGAATTCATCGCTGATGATTGTGAGATCAACCGCGGCGGAATATCTTACACCTATGATACCGTCAAGCATCTGTATCTCCAGTACAATATCAAGGGACGGCTTGCAGTGGTCATGGGTGATGATCTCCTCGGGGATCTCCAGAAGTGGCATGCCTATGAGCAGCTCAAGGAATTGGTGACCTTTGTGGTCATCAGGCGGGAAGGGGAGAATGCTCCCTTCAGTGACCTTGCCGCAGATCTTGTATATCTCGAGAATCCCCGGGTGGAAGATAGTTCAACCCAGATACGGGAAGCAGCGGGAATGCTTGGAGAAAAGGACTCATTGCCAGAACATATTTCACAGCTGATGCCTGAGGAGGTAGCTCACTATGTCGAGTCATTTCGACTCTACCGTACTTGA
- the yqeK gene encoding bis(5'-nucleosyl)-tetraphosphatase (symmetrical) YqeK: MSSHFDSTVLEQELSETLSAKRYQHSVAVGETCVRLQHRFHEKFDERELYQCGLMHDIARDWNAEALTRFADEHHLPLESEEKGWSVLLHAPVGAALLEERGFSKQVCIAVRYHTIGSIFMGRMGLLLYISDYIEPNRMHLDDEKRSSLLAEPTLEALCVRILKAERAHLLAKGKAVTRSGLELLHFLQEGGKL; the protein is encoded by the coding sequence ATGTCGAGTCATTTCGACTCTACCGTACTTGAGCAGGAACTGTCAGAAACATTGTCTGCCAAACGATACCAGCATAGTGTAGCTGTAGGGGAGACATGTGTGCGTCTTCAGCACAGATTTCATGAGAAATTTGATGAGAGGGAACTCTACCAATGTGGTTTGATGCATGATATTGCACGGGATTGGAATGCCGAGGCGCTTACCAGATTTGCTGATGAGCATCATCTACCGTTGGAGAGTGAAGAGAAGGGTTGGTCTGTTCTGTTACACGCTCCCGTAGGCGCAGCTCTGCTAGAGGAGCGTGGCTTCTCCAAACAAGTCTGTATTGCTGTCCGCTATCATACAATCGGAAGCATATTTATGGGAAGAATGGGGTTGCTTCTCTACATCTCTGACTATATTGAACCGAATAGGATGCATCTGGACGATGAGAAGCGATCATCATTGCTTGCTGAGCCGACCCTTGAGGCTTTGTGTGTCAGGATATTGAAAGCAGAGCGAGCACACTTGCTTGCCAAGGGAAAGGCAGTCACCCGCTCAGGTCTGGAATTGCTTCATTTTCTCCAGGAAGGTGGAAAACTGTGA
- the rsfS gene encoding ribosome silencing factor — translation MNDLVQANANTIGQFLEDHKCKDVNILDVTQECSWADCFIIATVSSVGHLRGVTHELWGALNELGLEVTNRHKKPAGDGWELIDCGDIIIHLMSSELRDFYSLERLWQKREKEEEQEE, via the coding sequence ATGAATGATTTGGTACAGGCCAATGCGAATACTATTGGCCAGTTTCTGGAAGATCATAAGTGTAAGGATGTAAACATCCTCGATGTAACGCAGGAGTGCTCTTGGGCAGATTGCTTCATCATTGCAACGGTAAGCAGTGTGGGGCATCTACGTGGTGTAACCCATGAGCTCTGGGGTGCCTTGAATGAGCTTGGATTGGAAGTGACCAACCGGCATAAGAAGCCTGCAGGTGATGGTTGGGAGTTGATCGACTGTGGTGATATCATCATCCATTTGATGAGCAGCGAGCTAAGGGATTTCTATTCCCTCGAGAGACTCTGGCAGAAAAGAGAAAAAGAGGAAGAACAGGAGGAATAG
- a CDS encoding LacI family DNA-binding transcriptional regulator: MAVTIRDIAKEAGVSRGTVDRVLHKRKGVNEEVAKRVQAIADDMGFTPNLAGKVLARRKQPLRIGCLLPSIGNPFFDDVIAGFRQAERELSDFGVILDIIQIKSFDLDVHLKELKHLEAKHYDGVCVTTLDVQPVIEAIDRIAESGTTVVTVNTDIDSSHRLFYVGPDYYLEGKTASGLLQLCGRAQKRILIVTGSFNMKGHQERIKGFIEGLQEHGADYIVVDTVESLDDDNIGYERTRSALEQCQDINSMYLTAAGVQGACQAVKDLGIQDKLRTFSFDDVPVTRSLVKEGVITFTICQQPERQGYDAIQKLFTHLMNQQEPIVDTITQTIIKIRENIEE, from the coding sequence ATGGCTGTTACAATTAGAGATATCGCAAAAGAGGCAGGAGTATCGAGAGGAACCGTCGATCGGGTTCTCCATAAACGTAAAGGGGTAAATGAAGAGGTTGCCAAACGGGTACAGGCTATCGCTGATGATATGGGATTCACCCCTAACCTTGCAGGAAAAGTACTTGCAAGAAGGAAACAGCCTCTAAGAATTGGATGTCTTTTGCCAAGTATAGGCAACCCATTCTTTGACGATGTCATCGCAGGCTTTCGCCAAGCAGAACGCGAGCTGAGTGACTTTGGCGTAATCCTGGATATAATCCAGATAAAATCATTTGATCTCGATGTACACCTGAAAGAACTCAAGCATCTGGAAGCAAAACACTATGATGGAGTCTGTGTTACAACCCTTGATGTACAGCCAGTGATTGAAGCTATCGACAGGATTGCAGAAAGCGGAACCACAGTGGTGACGGTTAACACTGATATTGACAGCTCACATCGTCTTTTTTATGTGGGACCAGATTACTATCTGGAAGGAAAAACAGCCAGCGGTCTCTTGCAGTTATGTGGAAGGGCTCAGAAGCGAATCCTCATCGTAACCGGTTCCTTCAACATGAAAGGCCACCAAGAGCGTATCAAGGGATTCATCGAAGGACTGCAGGAACATGGAGCAGACTATATTGTGGTGGATACAGTGGAAAGCCTTGATGATGACAACATCGGCTATGAGCGAACCCGCTCCGCTCTAGAACAGTGCCAGGACATCAACAGTATGTATTTGACTGCTGCTGGTGTACAGGGAGCCTGCCAGGCGGTCAAGGACCTTGGTATACAGGACAAACTGAGAACCTTCAGTTTTGATGATGTACCAGTAACCAGGTCTTTGGTTAAAGAAGGGGTCATTACATTTACCATCTGCCAGCAACCAGAGAGGCAGGGATATGATGCCATTCAAAAACTGTTCACTCACTTGATGAACCAGCAAGAACCCATTGTTGACACCATCACCCAGACCATCATCAAGATTCGGGAGAATATTGAGGAATAA
- the mmsB gene encoding multiple monosaccharide ABC transporter permease, with protein MRHSLGIKESMKKNSMLLVLIATMILFNGLISASGRGSLFVPANISNLISQNSYVVILATGMLLCILTGGNIDLSVGSVVALVGALAGTLIVNLGWNIYISIFICLLTGLAIGAWQGFWIAYVRIPPFITTLAGMLLWRGVALLILNGLTISPFPEEYLNYFNSFLPNTDDKAKVFAITFIIGVIICLIVIAYTLFNRQTKKKKGYQIEPLAFTIARIIFLSAAILLVASLLGQHKGIPVVLILLAVIVLGYSYFTSRSVPGRHLYALGGNEKAAKLSGINTNRVLFFAYANMGFLAGVAALVGVARFNSAAPTAGTNYELDAIGACFIGGASAYGGTGTVGGAIIGAIFMGVLNNGMSILGIDANWQKAVKGIVVLAAVVFDVLSKKRVKSS; from the coding sequence ATGAGACATAGCCTCGGGATCAAGGAATCTATGAAGAAGAATTCCATGCTTTTAGTCCTCATCGCAACAATGATTCTCTTCAATGGCTTGATCAGCGCCAGTGGGAGAGGTTCCCTTTTCGTCCCAGCAAACATCTCGAACCTCATCAGCCAGAACTCTTACGTAGTTATCCTGGCAACAGGTATGTTGCTCTGTATCCTTACCGGTGGAAACATCGACCTTTCAGTTGGTTCTGTCGTTGCCTTGGTTGGAGCTTTGGCCGGGACCTTGATCGTGAACCTCGGTTGGAATATATACATATCCATCTTCATCTGCCTACTCACGGGACTTGCAATCGGGGCATGGCAAGGTTTCTGGATCGCCTATGTACGGATTCCCCCCTTTATCACCACCTTGGCGGGAATGTTGCTCTGGAGAGGTGTTGCCTTGCTTATTCTCAATGGGCTGACCATCTCCCCCTTCCCGGAAGAGTATTTGAATTATTTCAACAGCTTCCTGCCAAACACAGACGACAAGGCGAAGGTATTCGCCATCACATTCATCATTGGTGTCATCATCTGCTTGATCGTCATTGCATATACGCTGTTCAATCGACAGACCAAGAAGAAAAAGGGGTATCAGATTGAACCCTTGGCATTTACCATCGCACGAATCATTTTCCTCTCTGCAGCCATTCTCCTGGTAGCAAGCTTGCTTGGTCAGCACAAAGGAATTCCTGTTGTCCTGATCCTGCTTGCAGTAATCGTACTAGGATATAGCTACTTCACTTCTCGCAGTGTCCCAGGAAGGCATCTCTATGCATTGGGCGGTAATGAGAAGGCAGCAAAACTCTCAGGTATCAATACCAATCGGGTACTCTTCTTTGCTTATGCAAATATGGGCTTTCTTGCCGGTGTAGCTGCACTGGTTGGAGTGGCACGGTTCAACTCTGCAGCCCCGACGGCAGGGACAAACTATGAACTCGATGCAATTGGAGCTTGTTTCATCGGAGGAGCTTCAGCATACGGGGGAACAGGAACCGTTGGTGGGGCAATCATTGGCGCCATCTTCATGGGTGTCTTGAACAATGGTATGTCGATACTTGGAATTGATGCAAACTGGCAAAAAGCTGTTAAGGGTATCGTTGTTCTTGCTGCTGTGGTGTTCGATGTTTTAAGCAAGAAGCGGGTAAAATCCAGCTGA